The Streptomyces sp. NBC_01244 genome contains a region encoding:
- a CDS encoding dTMP kinase produces MNGIEVLPSAFQPVPYYGHHDHPFFVVEGVSGIGKSTLAALLARRINGTSLHTLAPPHSGWSDEAHGMSPLPNLAFYLSGLLHVSDRVRRALVLGPVIADRYAPSVTACQAAVHGVDTTDVDRLLAPFFTYLVVPTRTFYLRCSEVTLRERMAVKDDTKQDDTDLFGVPGRLKQLMTNFETVAANDPAAIVLDTDGLTPDDLADVITARLENRRA; encoded by the coding sequence GTGAACGGCATCGAGGTTCTGCCTTCCGCCTTCCAGCCCGTCCCGTACTACGGGCACCACGACCACCCGTTCTTCGTCGTCGAAGGCGTATCCGGAATCGGGAAGTCCACCCTGGCGGCACTGCTCGCCCGCCGCATCAACGGCACCAGCCTGCACACCCTCGCCCCACCTCACTCCGGCTGGTCGGACGAAGCCCACGGCATGAGCCCGCTGCCCAATCTGGCGTTCTACCTCTCCGGACTCCTGCACGTCTCCGACCGCGTCCGCCGCGCTCTGGTTCTCGGCCCCGTCATCGCCGACCGCTACGCACCCTCGGTGACCGCCTGCCAGGCAGCCGTTCACGGCGTTGACACGACGGACGTGGACCGCCTCCTGGCCCCGTTCTTCACCTACCTGGTGGTGCCCACGCGCACCTTCTACCTGCGGTGCTCCGAGGTCACCTTGCGCGAACGGATGGCCGTCAAGGACGACACGAAGCAGGACGACACCGACCTGTTCGGAGTCCCGGGCCGCCTGAAGCAGCTCATGACGAACTTCGAGACGGTCGCCGCGAACGATCCCGCCGCGATCGTCCTGGACACCGACGGTCTCACTCCCGATGACCTTGCCGACGTCATCACCGCCCGCCTGGAGAACCGGCGTGCTTAG
- a CDS encoding acyl-CoA dehydrogenase encodes MDLTYTEEEQEFRARLRAWLAKELPGLPPKPSPDDWPGRRAYDAGWQRRLYDAGYAGLHWPVDAGGRGATPTQHLIFLEETERAGAPYVGANFVGLLHAGPTIAAEGTAEQRARWLPPVLRGDEVWCQGFSEPDAGSDLASLRTRAVRDGDEYVITGSKIWTSHAEVADWCELLVRTDGDAPKHRGISWLAMPMDARGVTIRPLRTLAGSTEFAEMFLDEVRVPVANRVGAENDGWRVTMVTLSFERGTAFVGEVVACRRTLGELARTAKANGRWDDPVLRRRLGRLYGEFGALWRLTQWNVSESERSGGVPGIGGSVFKLAYSHARQELYDTAAEVLGAEALSLDEEWTLDRLSSLSYTIAAGTSQIQQNIVAERILGLPKGR; translated from the coding sequence GTGGACCTCACCTACACGGAGGAGGAGCAGGAGTTCCGGGCCCGGCTACGGGCCTGGCTCGCCAAGGAGCTCCCCGGGCTGCCTCCCAAGCCCTCGCCCGACGACTGGCCGGGCCGCCGCGCCTACGACGCGGGGTGGCAGCGCAGGCTGTACGACGCCGGGTACGCCGGACTGCACTGGCCGGTGGACGCCGGCGGCCGCGGGGCCACCCCCACGCAGCACCTGATCTTCCTGGAGGAGACCGAGCGCGCGGGAGCCCCGTACGTCGGCGCGAACTTCGTCGGTCTGCTGCACGCCGGCCCGACCATCGCCGCCGAGGGCACCGCAGAGCAGCGCGCGCGCTGGCTGCCGCCCGTCCTGCGCGGCGACGAGGTGTGGTGCCAGGGCTTCAGCGAGCCGGACGCCGGCTCCGACCTGGCCTCGCTGCGCACCCGCGCCGTCCGCGACGGCGACGAGTACGTAATCACCGGCTCGAAGATATGGACCTCGCACGCGGAGGTCGCCGACTGGTGCGAGCTGCTCGTGCGGACCGATGGGGACGCCCCCAAGCACCGGGGGATCTCCTGGCTGGCCATGCCGATGGACGCCCGCGGGGTGACGATCCGGCCGCTGCGCACGCTGGCCGGGTCCACGGAGTTCGCGGAGATGTTCCTCGACGAGGTACGGGTACCGGTCGCCAACCGGGTCGGCGCCGAGAACGACGGCTGGCGGGTCACGATGGTGACCCTGTCCTTCGAGCGCGGCACCGCCTTCGTCGGCGAGGTCGTCGCCTGCCGGCGCACCCTGGGTGAGCTGGCGCGCACCGCGAAGGCGAACGGCCGCTGGGACGACCCGGTGCTGCGGCGCAGGCTGGGCCGGCTGTACGGGGAGTTCGGCGCCCTGTGGCGGCTCACCCAGTGGAACGTCAGCGAGTCCGAGCGCTCGGGCGGGGTCCCGGGCATCGGCGGCAGCGTCTTCAAGCTGGCGTACTCGCACGCGCGCCAGGAGCTGTACGACACGGCCGCCGAGGTGCTGGGGGCCGAGGCCCTCTCGCTGGACGAGGAGTGGACCCTGGACCGGCTCTCCTCGCTCTCGTACACGATCGCGGCGGGCACCTCGCAGATCCAGCAGAACATCGTGGCCGAGCGGATCCTCGGCCTTCCGAAGGGCAGGTGA
- a CDS encoding radical SAM protein, producing MLSTIPPVAGTDWTALHNFAALRGQFRVSITPRCNVACWFCHNEADVPPPLTRRDRTRQPRTGHYGADEFLTVINAAIGAGLKRVFFTGGEPLTSHLARDVLTGLRPSGPDGSYTLITNGTRVRIHQAWLSKVPLDTVKVSLHYFSDESFKAIAGTRIGIDCVLDGVEAAREIFDNVELNCLLQKENAHEIRDILAFALDRRMPVQFIELVGTDFNEDRAASAVPADDIIRHLRTLTSDERTEIAGVGQGRRIFRVDGVEIDVIHRNLGRHHVGQCGTCPVRPKCVEGFWALRADHAGGLQPCLLRDDLRLDIKHLLDDPARLAEALAGHVTAFTEGVL from the coding sequence ATGCTCTCAACCATCCCGCCCGTCGCCGGTACCGACTGGACCGCACTGCACAACTTCGCCGCTCTGCGAGGGCAGTTCCGCGTTTCCATCACGCCCCGGTGCAACGTGGCCTGCTGGTTCTGCCACAACGAGGCCGACGTCCCCCCGCCTCTCACCCGCCGCGACCGGACCCGGCAGCCGCGTACCGGCCACTACGGGGCCGACGAGTTCCTGACCGTCATCAACGCGGCGATCGGTGCCGGGCTGAAGCGCGTGTTCTTCACTGGCGGTGAACCGCTGACCTCACATCTCGCCCGTGACGTCCTGACCGGACTGCGGCCGAGCGGCCCCGACGGCTCGTACACGCTGATCACCAACGGCACCCGGGTCCGCATCCATCAGGCCTGGTTGTCGAAGGTGCCACTCGATACCGTGAAGGTGTCGCTGCACTACTTCTCCGACGAGTCGTTCAAGGCAATCGCCGGCACCCGCATCGGCATCGACTGCGTCCTGGACGGCGTCGAGGCGGCCCGCGAGATCTTCGACAACGTCGAGCTGAACTGTCTTCTCCAGAAGGAGAACGCGCACGAAATCCGCGACATCCTCGCCTTCGCCCTCGACCGGCGCATGCCCGTCCAGTTCATCGAACTGGTGGGCACCGACTTCAACGAGGACCGTGCCGCATCCGCCGTCCCCGCCGACGACATCATCCGCCACCTGCGGACCTTGACCAGCGACGAGCGGACCGAGATCGCCGGAGTCGGGCAGGGCCGCCGCATCTTCCGCGTGGACGGGGTGGAGATCGACGTCATCCACCGCAACCTCGGCCGCCACCACGTCGGCCAGTGCGGCACGTGCCCCGTCCGCCCGAAGTGCGTCGAAGGCTTCTGGGCCCTGCGTGCCGACCACGCCGGAGGCCTACAGCCATGCCTCCTGCGCGACGACCTCCGCTTGGACATCAAGCACCTCTTGGACGACCCTGCCCGCCTCGCCGAGGCCCTTGCCGGACACGTCACGGCGTTTACTGAGGGAGTCTTGTGA
- a CDS encoding XRE family transcriptional regulator → MAEALGVDLATVQGWESGRRPVAHMKAVDLLGLRRRLAGLGADAAIIALFDAAMDADRIIGATLTGAEGSHPLAEWVHTRNTAHMLAWALTGTRPPSLVGFPTPRQRGPAPASPLLPAQDRAIFFEQLRTTAETAPRNDAQGVLLHRQALYLTSYDKSSEAVAWTAQALHARRGLLARRGWTPQWAEARSTATALARLGDPVPLLDFIERAIVDDDAGEAANLNYWAYWLGGTPLPQSDDRFMRDRQLTGWDPVTLLRGLTNGLHHAPGYVDLYAHTMWALLTAHPWLPQASGLLVRDLAERTEHLLDGGGISERSRRELTGVHYVLRDRT, encoded by the coding sequence ATGGCTGAGGCCCTCGGAGTAGACCTGGCCACGGTGCAGGGCTGGGAGTCGGGCCGACGTCCGGTCGCGCACATGAAGGCGGTGGATCTTCTCGGTCTGCGCCGGCGGTTGGCCGGTCTCGGTGCAGACGCCGCGATCATCGCCCTGTTCGATGCCGCGATGGACGCGGACCGGATCATCGGCGCCACCCTCACCGGTGCCGAAGGGTCGCACCCACTGGCCGAGTGGGTCCACACCCGGAACACCGCCCACATGCTCGCCTGGGCCCTCACCGGGACCCGGCCACCATCCCTTGTCGGGTTTCCCACCCCGCGCCAAAGGGGGCCGGCACCAGCGTCCCCGCTCCTGCCCGCACAGGACCGCGCGATCTTCTTCGAGCAGCTGCGGACCACGGCGGAAACAGCGCCCCGGAACGACGCTCAGGGTGTGCTCCTGCACCGGCAGGCGCTGTATCTGACCTCGTACGATAAGAGCTCGGAAGCTGTGGCGTGGACGGCGCAGGCCCTGCACGCCCGGCGCGGTCTGCTCGCCCGGCGGGGGTGGACACCGCAGTGGGCGGAGGCACGCTCGACGGCTACTGCCCTCGCACGGCTCGGCGACCCCGTACCGCTACTTGATTTCATCGAGCGGGCGATTGTCGACGACGACGCAGGCGAGGCCGCGAACCTGAATTACTGGGCGTATTGGTTGGGCGGGACCCCGCTGCCGCAGTCCGACGACCGGTTCATGCGGGACCGGCAGCTGACCGGATGGGACCCCGTCACACTGCTGCGCGGGCTGACCAACGGCCTGCACCACGCCCCCGGGTACGTCGACCTGTACGCCCACACCATGTGGGCCCTGCTAACGGCCCACCCATGGCTCCCGCAGGCGTCGGGCCTGCTCGTCCGGGACCTGGCGGAGCGTACCGAGCACCTGCTGGACGGCGGCGGTATCTCCGAAAGGTCCCGCCGCGAACTCACCGGCGTGCATTACGTTCTTCGTGATCGAACCTGA
- a CDS encoding amidohydrolase family protein: protein MELPRIISVDDHVIEPAHLFDVWLPAKYRDRGPKALTAGIGELAYTGGKYVITMDPDGPPTDWWIYEDLKFPYKRNIAAVGFDRDDMTLEGITREEMRRGCWDPKARLLDMDLNHVEASLCFPTFPRFCGQTFAEAKDKEVALACVRAYNDWMVEEWCGDTGGRLIPLCIIPLWDIDLAVAEIRRNAARGVRAVTFSEIPTHLGLPSIHSGYWDPFFAVCQETGTVVNMHIGSSSQMPAASPDAPPAVQAALSFNNAMASMMDFLFSGVLVKFPTLKLAYSEGQMGWIPYALERADDVWQEHRAWGGVKDLIPEPPSTYYYRQMFCCFFRDKHGIASLDVVGRDNATFETDYPHVDSTFPHTKEVALDHVKGLDEETVYKLMRGNAIRMLGLDFDKDRRTGR from the coding sequence ATGGAACTGCCTCGGATCATCAGCGTCGACGACCACGTCATCGAACCGGCCCACCTCTTCGACGTCTGGCTGCCCGCCAAGTACCGCGACCGCGGGCCCAAGGCGCTCACCGCCGGCATCGGCGAGCTCGCCTACACCGGCGGCAAGTACGTGATCACCATGGACCCCGACGGCCCGCCCACCGACTGGTGGATCTACGAGGACCTGAAGTTCCCGTACAAGCGCAACATCGCCGCCGTCGGCTTCGACCGGGACGACATGACCCTGGAGGGCATCACCCGCGAGGAGATGCGGCGCGGCTGCTGGGACCCCAAGGCGCGCCTCCTCGACATGGACCTCAACCACGTCGAGGCCTCCCTGTGCTTCCCGACCTTCCCGCGCTTCTGCGGGCAGACCTTCGCCGAGGCGAAGGACAAGGAAGTCGCCCTGGCCTGCGTGCGCGCCTACAACGACTGGATGGTCGAGGAATGGTGCGGGGACACTGGGGGCCGGCTCATCCCGCTCTGCATCATCCCGCTCTGGGACATCGACCTGGCCGTCGCCGAGATCCGCCGCAACGCCGCGCGCGGGGTGCGCGCCGTGACCTTCTCCGAGATCCCCACCCACCTCGGCCTGCCGTCCATCCACTCCGGCTACTGGGACCCCTTCTTCGCCGTCTGCCAGGAGACCGGCACCGTCGTCAACATGCACATCGGGTCCAGCTCCCAGATGCCCGCCGCCTCCCCCGACGCCCCGCCCGCCGTCCAGGCCGCGCTCAGCTTCAACAACGCCATGGCCTCGATGATGGACTTCCTGTTCAGCGGGGTGCTGGTCAAGTTCCCGACGCTGAAACTGGCGTACAGCGAAGGCCAGATGGGCTGGATCCCGTACGCCCTGGAACGCGCCGACGACGTGTGGCAGGAGCACCGCGCCTGGGGCGGGGTCAAGGACCTGATCCCCGAGCCGCCGTCCACGTACTACTACCGGCAGATGTTCTGCTGCTTCTTCCGCGACAAGCACGGAATCGCCTCGCTGGACGTCGTCGGCCGCGACAACGCCACCTTCGAAACCGACTACCCGCACGTGGACTCGACCTTCCCGCACACCAAGGAGGTCGCCCTCGACCACGTCAAGGGCCTCGACGAGGAGACCGTCTACAAGCTCATGCGCGGAAATGCCATCCGCATGCTCGGTCTCGACTTCGACAAGGACCGGCGGACGGGGCGGTAG
- a CDS encoding ATP-binding protein → MQVLQVQLEVGADPAEVGRARRWARSRLAGCGIGDDEPLAETLILLISELVTNAVVHTGCPAVLRMLFGEPGVRVEVADASDRAPSPRQAAGDDTGGRGLELVDGLADRWGWQREGAGKRIWCEIDRAEKGAGAASGRPETHGTIREPHVYL, encoded by the coding sequence GTGCAGGTGCTTCAGGTTCAGCTGGAGGTAGGAGCGGACCCCGCCGAGGTCGGCCGGGCCCGCCGATGGGCCCGCTCCCGGCTCGCGGGCTGCGGCATAGGGGATGACGAGCCGCTCGCCGAGACGCTGATCCTGCTGATCTCCGAGCTGGTCACCAACGCCGTCGTGCACACCGGCTGTCCGGCCGTGCTGCGCATGCTCTTCGGGGAGCCGGGGGTGCGCGTGGAGGTCGCGGACGCGAGCGACCGGGCGCCGTCCCCGCGGCAGGCCGCCGGCGACGATACGGGCGGCCGCGGACTGGAGCTGGTCGACGGGCTGGCGGACCGCTGGGGCTGGCAGCGCGAGGGCGCCGGGAAGCGGATCTGGTGCGAGATCGACCGCGCCGAGAAGGGCGCGGGGGCCGCTTCGGGCAGGCCGGAAACCCACGGCACGATCCGGGAACCGCACGTGTACCTCTAA
- a CDS encoding acyl-CoA dehydrogenase family protein: protein MDFQPTQDQRDLRAGVRDLLAGRYGREELRASVDRAAATGRSVDRELWRELGEAGFFSLRLPEDQGGVGLGLPEAVLVFEEAGRTLLPGPLVATHLAAGLVAGAAEGEAVVTAFDLQGPLVAHLGEADAVLGADGEPVEVRAGDPVRSADPLTPLARVLLPGEPVPAGAHRDAGALLTAALQLGSALRTVELAVRYAKEREQFGQPIGAFQAVKHLCAQMLVRAEVARTAVYAAAVTADPAEVAGAKLLADEAAVRNARDCLQVHGGMGFTWEADVHLHLKRAWVRAEQWRTAAQAEEVLAAELLAAAE, encoded by the coding sequence GTGGACTTCCAGCCGACGCAGGACCAGCGGGACCTGCGGGCAGGCGTACGGGACCTCCTGGCGGGCCGGTACGGACGCGAGGAGCTGCGGGCCTCGGTCGACCGGGCGGCCGCCACCGGCCGGTCCGTGGACCGGGAGCTGTGGCGGGAGCTCGGCGAGGCCGGGTTCTTCTCGCTGCGGCTCCCCGAGGACCAGGGCGGGGTCGGGCTCGGGCTGCCCGAGGCCGTGCTCGTCTTCGAGGAGGCAGGGCGGACGCTGCTGCCGGGACCGCTGGTCGCCACCCACCTGGCCGCCGGGCTGGTCGCGGGGGCCGCGGAGGGCGAGGCGGTGGTGACGGCCTTCGACCTCCAGGGCCCGCTGGTGGCCCACCTCGGCGAGGCGGACGCGGTGCTCGGCGCGGACGGGGAGCCGGTCGAGGTCCGTGCGGGGGACCCGGTGCGCTCCGCGGACCCGCTGACCCCGCTGGCGCGGGTGCTGCTGCCGGGGGAACCGGTGCCGGCCGGCGCGCACCGGGACGCGGGGGCGCTGCTGACGGCGGCGCTGCAGCTCGGCAGCGCGCTGCGCACGGTGGAACTGGCGGTGCGGTACGCGAAGGAGCGCGAGCAGTTCGGGCAGCCGATCGGGGCGTTCCAGGCGGTCAAGCATCTGTGCGCACAGATGCTGGTGCGGGCGGAGGTGGCCCGTACGGCGGTCTACGCGGCCGCCGTGACGGCCGATCCGGCGGAGGTGGCCGGGGCCAAGCTGCTGGCCGACGAGGCCGCCGTGCGCAATGCCCGGGACTGCCTGCAGGTGCACGGCGGGATGGGCTTCACCTGGGAGGCGGACGTACACCTGCACTTGAAGCGGGCGTGGGTGCGGGCGGAGCAGTGGCGGACGGCGGCGCAGGCGGAGGAGGTGCTGGCGGCGGAGCTGCTGGCGGCGGCGGAGTAG
- a CDS encoding STM4013/SEN3800 family hydrolase, giving the protein MINVANVIDSGTDILFVTLDSLRYDVARSTTHAGRTPQLARLLPGGMWEERRTPGTFTLPAHMAFFSGFLPKLPQPEQPPRLWECRPPAFKEVDPRTFVFDAPNLLTGLVQHGYRTVCVGGVTYFSRETPLGSVLPDLFDEDHWRPEFCSPEPDSTRHQVDEALSLARKYEDRPLFLFVNVSATHVPHGHYLGDSADSWASQSAALAYADQHLGRLMAGLTRAKRWLVIICSDHGDAFGEDGYHGRGIAHPTVMNVPFAAMYI; this is encoded by the coding sequence GTGATCAACGTCGCCAACGTCATCGACTCGGGCACCGACATCCTCTTCGTCACGCTCGACTCCCTCCGGTACGACGTCGCCCGATCCACCACTCACGCCGGAAGGACCCCGCAGCTCGCCAGGCTCCTACCCGGCGGCATGTGGGAGGAACGCCGTACCCCCGGCACCTTCACCCTCCCCGCGCACATGGCGTTCTTCTCGGGGTTCCTGCCCAAGCTCCCGCAGCCCGAGCAGCCCCCGCGTCTGTGGGAGTGCCGTCCGCCCGCGTTCAAGGAAGTCGACCCCCGCACGTTCGTGTTCGACGCGCCGAACCTTCTCACCGGGCTCGTCCAGCACGGATACCGCACCGTGTGCGTCGGCGGTGTGACCTACTTCTCCCGTGAGACCCCGCTGGGCTCAGTCCTCCCGGACCTGTTCGACGAGGACCACTGGCGCCCGGAATTCTGCTCTCCCGAACCCGACTCCACCCGCCACCAGGTCGATGAAGCCCTCAGCCTCGCCCGGAAGTACGAGGACCGGCCGCTCTTCCTGTTCGTCAACGTCTCCGCCACCCACGTCCCCCACGGTCACTACCTCGGTGACAGTGCCGACAGCTGGGCCTCGCAGAGCGCGGCCCTCGCCTACGCGGACCAGCACCTCGGCCGCCTGATGGCCGGCCTCACCCGTGCGAAGCGCTGGCTCGTCATCATCTGCTCCGACCATGGCGACGCCTTCGGTGAGGACGGCTACCACGGACGCGGCATCGCCCACCCGACGGTGATGAATGTGCCGTTTGCCGCCATGTACATCTAG
- a CDS encoding EF-hand domain-containing protein, which yields MDSAEYERKIAARFATFDQDGSGYIDREDFSTAAKAVLAEFAVAARSDKGQAVFAGAEAFWQGMAGIADVDGDQRVSREEFVTGAAKRLRDNPHRFAEIARPFLRAVIAAATPADDVARGATPAATARVLRVLGTPEELAGPVAAALDADGDGHITEDEILAAFAGYCGVAAPDA from the coding sequence ATGGACAGCGCAGAATACGAGCGCAAGATCGCCGCCCGATTCGCCACCTTCGACCAGGACGGGTCCGGGTACATCGACCGGGAGGACTTCAGTACGGCGGCCAAGGCGGTCCTGGCCGAATTCGCCGTGGCGGCCCGGTCCGACAAGGGTCAGGCCGTGTTCGCGGGCGCGGAGGCCTTCTGGCAGGGCATGGCCGGCATCGCGGACGTGGACGGGGACCAGCGGGTGTCCCGCGAGGAGTTCGTCACGGGCGCGGCGAAGCGGCTGCGGGACAACCCGCACCGGTTCGCGGAGATCGCGCGGCCGTTCCTGCGGGCGGTGATCGCGGCGGCGACCCCCGCCGACGACGTCGCCCGCGGCGCGACCCCGGCGGCGACGGCGCGCGTCCTGCGCGTGCTGGGCACCCCGGAGGAGCTGGCGGGTCCGGTCGCGGCGGCGCTGGACGCGGACGGCGACGGCCACATCACCGAGGACGAGATCCTGGCGGCCTTCGCCGGCTACTGCGGGGTGGCGGCGCCGGACGCGTAA
- a CDS encoding HD domain-containing protein, producing the protein MADETANAQGTAGFLFEMGVLKNAKRTGWWFTGNNNPESIAEHSFRVGIVGAVLAMMEGVDPAKVALMCLFHDTQETRIGDIPHIGRRYIDAATNETVTADQVSAAHPAVKAGVQRVVGEYESGGTPEAIVAKDADKLECLVQAVEYRAQGYALVQDWIDTSLSSLKTASAQALAEAALTMSPLEWRKTFLGQ; encoded by the coding sequence ATGGCAGACGAGACGGCGAACGCGCAGGGAACGGCTGGGTTCCTCTTCGAGATGGGCGTGCTCAAGAACGCGAAGCGAACCGGCTGGTGGTTCACCGGGAACAACAACCCTGAGAGCATCGCCGAGCATTCGTTCCGCGTGGGAATCGTCGGTGCCGTGCTGGCCATGATGGAGGGAGTGGACCCCGCCAAGGTCGCCCTGATGTGTCTCTTCCACGACACACAGGAGACCCGGATCGGGGACATCCCGCATATCGGCCGCCGCTACATCGACGCGGCCACGAACGAGACCGTCACGGCCGACCAGGTCTCCGCCGCACACCCGGCGGTCAAGGCCGGGGTGCAGCGGGTGGTGGGCGAGTACGAGAGCGGCGGCACCCCCGAGGCGATCGTGGCGAAGGACGCGGACAAGCTGGAGTGTCTGGTGCAGGCGGTGGAGTACCGGGCCCAGGGCTACGCCCTCGTACAGGACTGGATCGACACCTCCTTGAGCAGCCTCAAGACGGCGTCGGCGCAGGCGCTCGCGGAGGCCGCGCTGACCATGTCGCCGTTGGAATGGCGAAAGACCTTCCTGGGGCAGTAG
- a CDS encoding class I adenylate-forming enzyme family protein, translated as MTDSTAVELSRSRTLWDLITRRAAMTPDAPVLIEAAEDPTHDRRLTFAELRDRSEQVAAGLYGMGVRPGTVVAWQLPTRIETVLLSMALARIGAVQTPVIPFYRDREVGFALRESKAEFFAVPGVWRGFDHTAMAHRLGAHGVFEAYESLPTGDPAVLPPPPEEGVAIRWIYWTSGTTSDPKGVLHTDRSLIAGGSCLAHALHLSPDDVGSMAFPFAHIAGPDYTVMLLLYGFPAVLFEKFAMPDALDGYRRHGVTVAGGSTAFYSMFLTEQRKDPGTQLIPTLRLLAGGGAPKPPEIYHAVVRELGCQLTHGYGMTEVPMITMGAPDDTPENLATTEGRPPQGMSIRITTPEGTLLPPDTDGEVRLRGEAVCQGYLGGERNDVNAAVFDSDGYLITGDLGHLTKDGYLVLTGRSKDVIIRKGENISAKEIEDLLHLLPGVADVAVIGLPDPERGERVCAVVEQPPGAAPLTLDEVTSHLRTEGLSTHKLPEQLELVEALPRNDALRKVLKYKLRERFA; from the coding sequence ATGACGGACAGCACCGCAGTCGAACTCAGCCGGTCCCGCACGCTCTGGGACCTGATCACCCGCCGGGCCGCCATGACCCCCGACGCCCCCGTGCTCATCGAAGCCGCCGAGGACCCCACCCACGACCGGCGGCTGACCTTCGCGGAGCTGCGCGACCGCTCCGAGCAGGTCGCGGCCGGCCTCTACGGCATGGGCGTGCGCCCCGGCACGGTGGTCGCCTGGCAGCTCCCCACCCGCATCGAGACCGTGCTGCTCTCGATGGCCCTCGCCCGGATCGGCGCCGTCCAGACGCCCGTCATCCCCTTCTACCGGGACCGCGAGGTCGGCTTCGCCCTGCGCGAGTCGAAGGCGGAGTTCTTCGCCGTCCCCGGCGTCTGGCGCGGCTTCGACCACACGGCGATGGCGCACCGCCTCGGCGCGCACGGCGTCTTCGAGGCGTACGAGTCCCTCCCCACCGGCGACCCGGCGGTGCTCCCCCCGCCCCCCGAGGAGGGGGTCGCGATCCGGTGGATCTACTGGACCTCGGGCACCACCTCCGACCCCAAGGGCGTCCTGCACACGGACCGCTCCCTCATCGCGGGCGGCTCCTGCCTCGCCCACGCCCTGCACCTGTCACCGGACGACGTCGGCTCGATGGCCTTCCCGTTCGCCCACATCGCAGGCCCCGACTACACGGTGATGCTGCTGCTCTACGGCTTCCCGGCGGTCCTGTTCGAGAAGTTCGCGATGCCCGACGCCCTGGACGGCTACCGCCGCCACGGGGTCACGGTCGCCGGCGGCTCCACGGCCTTCTACTCGATGTTCCTCACCGAGCAGCGCAAGGACCCGGGCACCCAACTCATCCCCACCCTCCGCCTCCTCGCGGGCGGCGGCGCCCCCAAGCCCCCGGAGATCTACCACGCGGTCGTCCGCGAGCTGGGCTGCCAGCTCACGCACGGCTACGGCATGACCGAGGTCCCCATGATCACGATGGGCGCCCCGGACGACACCCCGGAGAACCTCGCCACCACGGAAGGCCGGCCCCCGCAGGGCATGTCCATCCGCATCACCACCCCGGAAGGCACGCTCCTCCCGCCGGACACCGACGGCGAGGTCCGGCTGCGCGGGGAGGCGGTCTGCCAGGGGTACCTCGGGGGCGAGCGGAACGACGTGAACGCGGCGGTCTTCGACTCCGACGGCTACCTGATCACCGGCGACCTCGGCCACCTCACGAAGGACGGCTACCTGGTCCTGACGGGTCGCAGCAAGGACGTCATCATCCGCAAGGGCGAGAACATCTCGGCGAAGGAGATCGAGGACCTCCTCCACCTGCTCCCCGGCGTGGCCGACGTCGCCGTCATAGGCCTGCCGGACCCGGAGCGCGGCGAACGCGTCTGCGCGGTCGTCGAACAGCCCCCGGGCGCGGCCCCCCTGACCCTGGACGAGGTGACCTCGCACCTGCGCACGGAGGGCCTCTCCACCCACAAGCTCCCGGAACAACTGGAACTGGTCGAGGCCCTGCCCCGCAACGACGCCCTGCGCAAGGTCCTCAAGTACAAACTGCGCGAACGCTTCGCGTAG
- a CDS encoding SigE family RNA polymerase sigma factor produces the protein MDPSEETFAEFVAMQGLPLLRTARLLTGDWHLGQDLVQVTLAKVYDRWARAGRYDAPVGYAHKVMVTTYCTWRRRRWHHELPHAALPDAAGGSGSGSAEPTAEAVAASDLLERALLGLPRRQRAVLVLRYYHDLTVEQTAEILGCPNGTVTSLTARALTRLRSHPDLWPGDGIGTSASASTSTRTGTNTTEAEAR, from the coding sequence GTGGATCCATCCGAGGAAACCTTTGCGGAGTTCGTCGCGATGCAGGGACTCCCGTTGCTCCGCACCGCGCGGCTGCTGACGGGCGACTGGCATCTGGGGCAGGACCTGGTGCAGGTGACCCTGGCCAAGGTGTACGACCGCTGGGCCCGCGCGGGCCGGTACGACGCGCCGGTCGGCTACGCGCACAAGGTCATGGTGACCACGTACTGCACCTGGCGCCGCAGGCGCTGGCACCACGAGCTGCCCCACGCGGCCCTGCCCGATGCCGCAGGCGGCTCCGGCTCCGGCTCCGCGGAGCCCACCGCCGAGGCGGTCGCCGCCTCGGACCTGCTCGAACGCGCCCTGCTCGGCCTGCCGCGGCGCCAGCGGGCCGTCTTGGTGCTGCGCTACTACCACGACCTGACCGTCGAGCAGACGGCGGAAATCCTGGGCTGCCCGAACGGCACGGTGACCAGCCTGACCGCGCGGGCGCTGACCCGTCTGCGGTCCCACCCCGACCTCTGGCCGGGCGACGGCATCGGCACGAGCGCGAGCGCGAGCACGAGTACCCGTACGGGCACGAACACGACGGAGGCGGAGGCGCGATGA